One window of the Sparus aurata chromosome 17, fSpaAur1.1, whole genome shotgun sequence genome contains the following:
- the LOC115567534 gene encoding uncharacterized protein LOC115567534 yields MAPRTIRMAIKNCLKNLTAGELGEFKDQLNVEKEIPTSSLEGKDYLAVTQVIDTNFGDEALDVVVELLNDIGCKKKADALVADTKELTSKAGSSQSAGASAGADHVTPEADGALFVDKYREELIQRVTNIPQILDQLLAKEVIDQETYDEISALPTSQKQMRRLYKSLKVARAKDKFYEILEGKEKWLIDDLKKKK; encoded by the exons ATGGCTCCCAGAACCATCAGAATGGCGATAAAAAACTGTCTGAAGAACCTGACAGCGGGGGAATTGGGCGAGTTCAAGGATCAGCTGAACGTCGAGAAGGAGATCCCAACCAGCAGTCTGGAGGGAAAAGACTATCTGGCTGTCACACAGGTTATAGACACAAACTTTGGTGACGAAGCTCTCGACGTGGTTGTTGAGCTGCTGAATGATATTGGCTGCAAGAAAAAAGCAGACGCCCTCG TTGCAGACACGAAGGAACTGACCTCAAAAGCTGGTTCCAGTCAAT CTGCAGGAGCCTCAGCTGGAGCAGACCATGTGACTCCTGAGGCAGACG gAGCGCTCTTCGTGGATAAGTACAGAGAAGAGCTGATCCAGAGGGTGACCAATATTCCACAAATTTTGGATCAGCTCCTCGCCAAGGAAGTCATCGACCAGGAGACTTATGATGAAATCTCGGCCCTGCCAACCTCTCAGAAGCAGATGAGGAGGCTCTACAAGTCCCTGAAAGTTGCTCGAGCCAAAGACAAATTCTACGAAATCCTTGAGGGAAAGGAGAAATGGCTCATTGATGacctcaagaaaaaaaagtga